Proteins from a genomic interval of Diospyros lotus cultivar Yz01 chromosome 6, ASM1463336v1, whole genome shotgun sequence:
- the LOC127803994 gene encoding uncharacterized protein LOC127803994, which translates to MADEEEGDRREAAIAARPSLQHSFKPPGVTQSQLSKFQELHRRRLQIKARSKIKNKAKGTSNVSSKSHVKNLDANDFERESLSKESDEAGISFSGGNSMKDTISLQQENVAVRSAPIKRQKLHWGLDVKERWERKANM; encoded by the exons ATGGCGGACGAAGAAGAAGGCGACAGGAGAGAGGCGGCAATAGCGGCGAGGCCTTCTTTGCAGCACAGTTTCAAGCCTCCTGGCGTTACCCAATCGCAGCTATCCAAATTCCAG GAACTGCACAGGAGGCGATTACAAATCAAGGCAAGATCAAAGATTAAAAACAAGGCAAAAG GAACATCGAATGTGAGTAGTAAATCTCATGTGAAGAACCTCGATGCCAATGATTTTGAAAGGGAAAGTTTAAGTAAAGAATCTGATGAAGCGGGCATTTCGTTTTCTGGAGGAAACTCTATGAAGGATACTATCTCCTTGCAGCAAGAGAATGTCGCAGTTCGTAGTGCGCCAATTAAGCGCCAGAAGTTACATTGGGG GTTGGATGTGAAGGAGCGGTGGGAAAGGAAAGCCAACATGTAG
- the LOC127804594 gene encoding glycosyltransferase BC10, translating into MNTMTSIGWYRRLCETSKLQGNHVFHFLLLVIGLSIVTMAGLYLKSFTFTGQASLRHSNSPPLLPEKPVAVIVASKYNANFSVKEQTPLIVHNMSDEELLSRALSMAPPLPHRLVPKVAFMFLTMGPLPLAPLWEKFFKGYQGFYSIYVHSRPSYNESVPESSVFHGRSIPSQPVQWGTMSMIDAERRLLSNALLHLPNQRFVLLSESCIPLFNFTAIYDYLLHSNLSFLGSFDDPRAPGRGRYNRRMEPAVTLSDWRKGSQWFEIHRELAVKILSDRKYYQTFKDFCLPACYSDEFYLPTMVHILYPEMNSNRSITWVDWSRGGAHPARFGWGDVTDEFLNRIRFGSECTYNGRVTSMCFLFARKFAPDALEPLLRVAPLVLGFDP; encoded by the exons aTGAATACAATGACGTCGATCGGTTGGTACAGGCGGCTGTGTGAAACCAGCAAGTTACAGGGAAATCATGTGTTTCACTTCCTTCTCTTGGTTATAGGATTGTCAATAGTCACCATGGCCGGGTTATATCTCAAAAGCTTCACCTTCACCGGACAAGCCTCCCTTCGTCATTCCAATTCTCCGCCACTGTTGCCGGAGAAGCCGGTGGCTGTAATCGTCGCATCCAAGTACAATGCCAATTTCTCTGTGAAAGAGCAGACGCCTCTGATCGTGCACAACATGAGCGACGAAGAGTTGCTGTCCAGAGCATTATCCATGGCTCCGCCGCTTCCTCACAGACTTGTCCCGAAAGTAGCGTTCATGTTCTTGACGATGGGGCCGTTGCCGTTAGCTCCCCTGTGGGAGAAATTCTTCAAAGGCTATCAAGGGTTTTACTCCATCTATGTTCACTCACGCCCTTCTTACAACGAATCGGTTCCTGAAAGTTCAGTCTTCCATGGAAGAAGTATCCCCAGCCAG CCAGTGCAGTGGGGAACTATGTCGATGATAGACGCCGAGAGGCGGCTTCTGTCCAACGCTCTCCTCCACTTGCCAAACCAGAGATTTGTCTTGCTCTCTGAATCCTGCATTCCACTGTTCAACTTCACCGCCATCTACGATTACCTCCTCCACTCAAATCTCAGCTTCCTCGGCTCATTCGACGACCCGAGGGCGCCTGGTCGCGGCCGCTACAACCGCCGGATGGAGCCAGCCGTTACCCTCTCCGATTGGCGAAAAGGCTCTCAGTGGTTTGAAATTCACCGCGAACTAGCCGTTAAAATCTTGTCGGACCGTAAATATTACCAAACTTTCAAAGATTTCTGTCTGCCAGCGTGTTACAGCGACGAGTTCTACTTGCCGACCATGGTGCACATCCTGTACCCGGAAATGAACTCGAATCGGAGCATTACCTGGGTTGATTGGTCTCGGGGTGGCGCGCATCCGGCAAGATTCGGGTGGGGCGATGTGACGGATGAGTTCTTGAACCGGATTCGGTTCGGGTCGGAATGTACTTATAATGGCAGAGTTACGTCTATGTGTTTCCTGTTTGCCAGGAAATTTGCTCCAGACGCATTGGAGCCTCTGTTGCGGGTCGCTCCTTTGGTGCTTGGTTTTGATCCATGA